In Poecile atricapillus isolate bPoeAtr1 chromosome 1, bPoeAtr1.hap1, whole genome shotgun sequence, the sequence TTGAAACAATCCAGAAGCTGTGGCCTTATCACAGTTCTGTGCTTCAGACTCTTGGAGATAAGGGCCGCGACTGAGATCATCAATTCATTTCAAGCTGTTGTTCACATGCTTCACCTGGCCAGGTCAGGAGTGGTTCTGCAGGTATAACAACAGCAGTGCCAAGGTCTGGCCTCTgacctggggctggctgcttGTAATGTATTAAACCCTTCTTCATTCCCCTTCCTTTCTGAGGATCGTGGCCTCCAGCATCTCTGCGAGATAATCTTTAGGATCAGCTGCATCGCCCCTTGTCTGGAAGTGAGAAAACTGCCCTTCCCTGTGGATGTTGTTTGCTGACACTTAAGTGCAATACTCATAAAGATTACATAGTACTGGCAGCTGAACTCACTACTCAAATAAATGGAATGGCACACACTGGTGATGCACAGCTTGCATGGCATCGCTGCGGTGCCTGCGGCTGCAGCTGGCTCTGCATGGGAGGGACGGGGTGGCCAGGGCTGGTCACCTGCACCAGCCTTAGCTGCAGTTGTGCACATGGTCTTCAGAATCACAGGGATAAACACAGACTCAGGCACTTGGCTTTGCAAACAGAGCTTCTGCACTTCTGCAGGGCTTGGCAGGGAGTGCTGCTTGTAAAAGCGCTCTCACAGCAAATGGGCAGGTAATGGATCGGGATTTGGATCCCTGTATGTACTTAATCATCTGTTTTGTTTCAGCGAGTGCATAAAAATTCAGCCTACAGACATCCAGCCTGACATATTTAGTTACTTGTTACACATCATGTACACTGGGAAAGGGCCGAAGCAGACTGTCAGCCAGAGCCGACTGGAGGAGGGCATCCGCTTTCTGCACGCAGACCACCTCTCCCACATCGCCATTGAGATGAACCAGGCCTTCTCCCCAGAGCCGGTCCAGTCCTCCAACCTGTACGGGATCCAGATCTCTACAGCACACAAGCTGGCGAAGGAGCGCCTGGGAGCGAAGGAGAGCCTGCCCAAGGCGGGCGGCAGGTCCGCGGCGCAGGGCGATcacccccagctgcagctgtccCTGGCCATCGGCCTGGACGACGgccccctggagcagcaggtcGCTCGCCCCTCGGCCCAGCCCGCGGCTCTCGCCAAGCCGGCAGAGGAGCACCCGAAGCTCTCGGTTTCCATAAAGCAGGAGAGGTGCGACTCGGAGCCCGTGGTGTCCCAGAGCTGCACCCCTCCTTCTCCGGAGGTAGCGAGCCCCATCTTTGCCAAGGGCAGCCTCAAGGTGCACTTGTGCCACTACTGCGGGGAGCGCTTCGACTCGCGGGAGGGGCTGCGGCAGCACCTGCACGGCCACGTCTCGGGCTCGCTGCCCTTCGGCGTCCCGGCCTCCATCCTGGAGAGCAGCGACCTGGGGGAGGTGCAGCCTCTGGCCGAGGACAGGGAGCCTGGGGATGGCCATCGCCTCGGGGCCTTCCTCCTCAAGGAGGATGAGCATCAGCTGGAGCATCCGAGTTGCAGCGACCTGGAGCCTCTGCAGATCGGGCAGCTCTCCCTCATCTCCAAGGACCACGAACCGGTGGAGTTGAACTGtaacttttctttctcaagaAAGAGAAAGATCAGCTGCACCGTCTGCGGCCGCACGTTTTTCCGGAAGAgccagctgctggagcacatGTACACTCACAGAGGGAAGCAGCACAAGTACAGCCGCTGCCAGCGGCTGGAGAGCCCCGCCACCCCCAGGTTTCACCCTTACTGTGACAGCGAGAGTGTGGGCAAAAGCTCCAGCTTGTCCCAAGGCCACTTAGATGAATGTATACTGGAGCCAGATCTCATCCAAGAAAGCGTTGATACGATCCTGGTAGAGTAATTCTCCCCCTTCAGATGCTGAAACTGCATGTTTTGGCACTCTCCACCTAGGGAGTGGCTGTTCTGTGCAGCTGATTTTCTTGAACCACCATTCCCCTCACCGCTGAGATAACTGTGAAGGACTGTGTACTTCGATTTGTGTACTTGCTTTTTTAACTTCTCTAACTTTTAAACCTGAGCTAATTCCCATCTAAGTCCTTCTTGGAAGCCTCTGTGTATCTCAGTTATGTTTTTCCTGAATGTGAACTTGCTCCTACTCTGCTTTACTGGAGTAAAGGCTGTATTGCTGGGTGTGAGGTTTAAACATTGTCTAGTACTTTGTGTGGTGCCTAGGACTGTTTGTATTCCATAGAATTGTTCCTCTGAAACCAGATGGATGGAAGTGTAGAGGGAAATACGTATTGTGTTTCCCAAacagtttgtttttaatgaaaataaatatctcAAGGAGATGAATCCTGAAGTTCATGTTGTTCATGTAACTGCAGTTAATAAATCtctgcataaatattttcaggagCCATAAGGCTGCTCTTTTCAAGGGAATTGGCAGTGTTGATGTAGGGGTGGCAACCTTCATTTTGACAAGCCCTGGAGTCCTCATCTGTCTTCTAAATTTACTTTTAAACTCTAGGGATTTGCATgtgtttttcctccttcctaCTCCTCCCTCGTTCACTGCTACTGCATAAGCAAGGACAGATTTTGATGCCCCTCTAGGACTATGATCCATTATTGGACTGTCTTCtctggagggaggaaggaaagctgCAAAGGAGTGTCCTCTCTTCTTTGAGAGGAGACATACCCTAGCTGAAGTCTTTACAGAACTAAATGCCACACACGTATTTTCTGCGCgaaaattatttctgacttTATAAACAGCTTGGAGTAAACACATTATTAAATATTACAATCTGTATATTTGCTCAGAGCAAATACACAGcgtgttatttttttttacttgtttgcAGAGCCACTGTGAAATGGTAACATGCaagttttttgcttttcatataatcatagaatggtttgggctggaagggacattaaaagGTGATCTAATTGCAAcccccctaccatgggcagggacaccttccactagaccaggctgctcaaagccccatccagctttTCATTTATCATTACCTGTTATCCAAAGGGTAATACCCAAGGAAGGGTTAAAATTATACGTATGCCTCTTGAATTCATAGTTTGTCCCTCTCTAGTTTTTCAACTGAAGGATTCCAGGCTTGCCAGCAGATGGGCTGCAGCCCTCCCCTCAGAGATGCTGTTAATCAGAAGGCCCCGAGGAGGCACACGAGGTTCTTAGAGAGCAGAGGTCtcttctgcagcacagagcaaaaGCCTCCTGAGCTGCTCCCCTAATCTCATTACCCAGTTTTTGAGAAACTGGAGGCTTCCTGCCCATCCTGGTGGAGCCGAGTCATTGCCTTTGGAAAGGGGGAGCCTGAACAATGGTGAGAACAGTTTGCTGTCAGAACGCCTGCTCCAAAGCTCTTTGTAGTCAGGACTCTTGAGCTGTCTTTGATATTGTCCTGGAGCAAGAGCTGCAATTAAATCACTGCCAAATTAAAAGACTATCTGAGGTCTTTGTAAGGGCGGTTGCTGCTtctcctgggcagggagctgcacacTCCAGGGAGATGGATTGGCCACTGAGAGCCAAACACTTGAAAATGTGGTTTGAGACAAAGGGGCAAAACAACCGGTCCCTGAGCCTGCTGAGATGGTGTTGCAAAATGCAGGCTGTGGTTTGGGGTGTGCTTCCCTGCAAGCCCCAGTGCTCCTTTTGCTGGGTGTACCCACCGGTGTGAACACATTTGAACTCCGTTgtttaaaacaagcaaacaaacagagcCCTGCCGGCACCCGGGCCTGTGAATGCTGCATCTGAGCACGGAGCCATTCACACAGAGCATTTCCTAGAAGAGAGCCTTCTGCCTCTCTCCCAGCCTAATAGCATCAGCTACATCACATCTTGCACAGGCTGCTCATAACTGGGCAAATGCCCTCTGGCTTCCACTGACCTCTATTTCTACATGATGGgtgaaaaagaataagaaaaaaagaggggtATTTTATGGTCATTCCCTATTTGTATGTGACACTTTACTGAGTGGGCTGGCTTCTCCCGGTGCTGCTTGCTTCCTACATTTAGtttaaaaacagagagaagCGTTTGCTGGGGTGGCTAGAGCTGTAGAGATGAGCTGTAGAGGGGCTGAATATCTGCTATTCAGTCAGTAGATAAGCACCTCAGATTGTCAAATAGGTGCCTAACTTGCCTGAAGTAATTGGTATTGAAAGTCAAAGGGCTCTTGATGTCTCTGCAGAGGTAACAGGGTAGTGGTAATAGAGCTCAGTATtgaggacagcagcagggacagcaagCAGCAGCGCCCAAGGCATctctgggacacgctgctcaTCCTCAGGTGCGTGGGCTGGACTGTTTTGTTCGCTTCTTGCCCATTAAAAAGGGAGCTTTTATAAAAGCTGTGATCTAGGGTAAAAGAGCTAACGTCACTCAGCTGTATGTGCTGTAGGAGTGACTCCATGGCACTGACTGCAAACACACCAGCAGAGCCGAAATGAGACATAAACCAGGGCTCTATTCATATCCCAGGTATCCTCAAAAAGATACAACTGTAAACCATTATTTTCTGTTATCCTCACCCCCTTTTAAAGGTGTACTTTGGTTAATCTTTGTGGGACTGAACATCTGTGACATCAAACATCTgccaaaggcttttttttttttcatcatttgcAATacaagaaatgcattttcagcagttttctacTGCAAGTGTTAAAGCACTGTTATAAttaaagcagcaggaaaagctggagaCAGAAGTCATCAGCTCCGAGTTATGTTAACATAAAAACATAATTCTCTCCAAGTCTTatgaatagaaaataattttacaggGCAGTTACATTTGCTAAgcaagggcagcagctgctcctggataAATCATGAGAAGTTTTATTACTGTAAGTGGAAGACACTTGAATTACTGAGTGCTTAACCTTTATGCCGGTGCATGCTTGGAAATCTGCCTGACTTGCACAGCTGGGTTTGAGAAATACTCATTTCTTGttggggtttgatttttttttaaaacctaaaAAATTTTGTCACAGTGTGCAGAAAAATTATACTAGTGATTCCTTCCAGATATCTGTGATTGGTTAATAGATACACATGGGCTTAGGCAAAGAAAGCCCCAGGATGAGAATACTTCAAGGCTGGAAGTCCCAAAGCTCCAGGGGATCCTTGGAGATTTGCCTTGTGCTCTGGAGGGGTCCCATCATTAGGGGTACTGAGCTGATGAACCACAGTCATTGAAGTGCCTTCTCTTTGGGCTCTGCAGCTCATGTTTTATGAAAAGATGGGAAGACTGGGGCTCAGATCCCCCTGCCAAGGCCCCTGAGCATGAGCAAACTCCTCAGCCAGCTCAAGTGAACCTCTGAAATGCCACTAAGTGCAGCAGTGGCTGTCATCATGTATTTTGGGTGCTGGCCCAAAAATGCTGACTGTACATTAGCTGGCTCAACCACCAGAGCATGAGAAACAATTTTAAGATAggtaatttgaaatattttgaaatatttttagtgcTCTGATGCTGCTGCATCCAACAGGGTCTGTGTTTCTTAGGCCTCTTAGGGTGCAGTAAAGCGTGTGGACAAAAGTGTATTTATCCCCCCTTGCAGTGTGGGGTCTGGTTATTTCACTGAGGATCTTGTTTTTGTGCACACTGAGAAGGTTGAACGTGGAAGTGAAATTTGCTGTTGGGATGTaaacctgaagcagtgagcaTTACAGTTAAAAATAAGGCCATGAAATACTGCTATCATGAGATTTCATTTCTTCAGTGTAATGCTGATACTGaatagttttctgtttttttggaGACAGCAAGTATTTATCCTGTGTAAGTAAAGCCTTCAGAACTGCAGTGTAAAGTGACCTCAGCATATGCAATTCAGCATCACTGAAGGGAACCATGGCCAAACTAAGAGGTTTCTTCATGGCTTATGGAAGGCCTCCCACAGCAATCAGCCAACCAGGCCATGCCACACCTCTGCCATGATCTTCAGATTCCCTGTTTCATAAAACTCAGTCTCTTCCCCAGGATTGCCAAAAAAGACTGCAACAGAACGGGCTTCCCAGCAGTCCAGCACTAGGAAAATATATTCTGAGCAATAAGAAATCGTGAGGAAAAAAGTAATGAGGATGGATGTGCCCTAAATTACATGGCAGTTAAATATTTACAACCAGAGCTGTGTCAAAACTGGGTTCCCTGAGATGCAATCACAGCATCTACAGGATTTGCATGTTTCATTAAGAAGAAGTAATGACACAACTTCAAAAGCAGCCTAGGAGAGGAAATGTTCTCCACCAACTGTTCTAAACCAGAGGCTGCACCCTtggaacaaaggcagggcaaAGCTGTCAGCCTTCTCTGCTGCACTGGGTGTCACCTGAGCGAAGATGGGCCTGGGAAGCTTTGGGGGGCTCCAGGCAGTCCGTGCCTTGGGGGTACCTCCCGGCACACACAGGGCAGTGCAGCAATGTTCAGTCCGTGTGAAGCCTCCTGTTTCTGgcacaaacaagaaaacaccGTCTAAAGCCCTCTGTCCCTCCCAGCAATCGCTGGAATTTGCAACTCATTGGTTTTAGGACTTAAAGCCAGCTAGCTATAGGCGCTAGGGCAGGGAAACCAGGGCGGCGAGCCATGGAGGGCTGATGGACGCAGGAGAAGAACCTCGTGGCAGGCAGACAGTGGTGTCAGCCATGGAGACAGGATGCAGGTGGGCGTGCAGCCGAGCCCAGCCGagcaggagcaccgggagcgGCGGCTGGAGCTCCGCGCCTCCCCTTTGCCCGCAGCCATCCCGGCAGGGACCCGCTCCGGCAGCCTCCGCCACCCGCAGCAGCGCCGgagccagcagggcaggggcccCAGCCTGTCATTAGGGCCGAGCATCCCCCGCCAGGCTGTTTTCGCTATTCGCTTACTCATCGCGCTAATGATCGGGGTGCGGGTGCGCCGTCCTGTTGTGCCTGTTGCGCTCGCCGGCCGGGCCCCCAGCCCGCTCCTGCTGCCCGCAGGCTGCCCCGACACACGTCAGGGAGCTTCGGGACGCGAGTCTCCCAGCCTCGGCCTCCCCTGCCTCGCTCCAGCTAGGAAATGGAATGCAAATTCGGTTTCAGGCTGTCTGGGCTGCGCCGGAGCCCGACGCCTTCGTGCGGCGCAGTCTGCGAGGTTtggcaggcagggagcggcgGGGGCTGCCGGCAGCAGCGGGGAAGCGCCGCTCCCCCTTCCCGGGGGGATGCTCAGGAGCTCCGTAGGAGTCGCGGTCCTTGCGCTTCCCACCCGGCTGCCATCTCAGCAGGCTGCCGTCACGCCGAGCTGAGCCCCGGCACACCGGCACCGCGGCCTCCAGTCCTCATTAAAATGGCAAATGGAGAGAGCAAATGTGACACGAGTGACTGGAGCTGGGGCGCAGAGACGGCATCCCTCTCCAGAAGGAAATCTTCTCTCAGGGACTACGGCAAAGTGATGCTTGGTGTGTTACCTTACCCCGGTAAGGACCTGGCATTGGAAAGGCACCTCCCGAAAGGACAGCGGTACCTGCAGAAGGGACCCTGCTGGAGCACCCATCATGATGGGCGCTGTCACCTCTTCCAGATTAAAGAGGTTTGGAAGGCAGATCTCTGCGGGGTCTAACTTCAGGACTGACAGAGTGACTGCCAGTTCAAGCTGCAGATGATACTTTCATCTTAACAATCTGAATTGCAAAACATGTTTTCTTACCATCTCTCTCCCTTTTGTATCCAGcatttttgtcagtttttatataataaaacCTACTTTAAAATGCTGCGTTTGGGTATTTTTGCTGAAATCCACTTTTTGGCTAAGTGGACTTTAACCCCACAGCAGAAAATTCCTATCATTTGGCACAGAACTGCACTCTTCACAATTCTttgcaaaaaagaaatatatgtgAAAGCTGTGCTTCCTAAAAAACGTTAACCTGTATTGTAGCTTAAATAGCTGTATAAGAAATGACATAGTCTgattagttgttttttttttttaaagtcacatTTAATGTTAAGATTTTGTCTGTTTGCAAATGAaaagtatttaattattttagtaCTACCCAACAAGAGCTGACAAGAACCATTTCTCTGTGAAATAAAACCGCAGAGGTAAAATCATACTAAAGCAATTATTTAAATCAATCTGTTTCCTTGGAGCAGTTAATTTTGAGTTACTCATGTTGAAAAGTTCTATCTGTAACACAGGAAACATTAGGGCTTTACTGCCTGTAGCATGTGGGTCTGCctttcatccatccatccatccatccatccatccatccatccatccatccatccattcatcccAAGTAAGTGAAAACCAGGATTCCCACGTGTTTTGTGAATTTACTCCATTTCTTACATACatttgtgaaaaaaacaaaacagctcaAACCCAACAAAAGCAACAGCAAGACCCCCCCACAACCATATCTTCACTTTTATACAAGTTGCATATGAGAATGTCCGTGATTTCTGATGATGTGGGGATTACATCTTGGATTCAAACACCAGATTTCTGGCTGCTCCAGAGTCAGTGCTTTGAAGCCTGTAGAGCTGCTGTGACCTTCAGCAGCTGGAGATCCAGCCCTGTGCATTTCTAATCCACATTTGCTGACccagagcaggaaagaaaatgcaatatTTGTTTGTGCCATCATTGTCTACTGGCAGTTTCCACAAGGAATTTTTCAATGGATACACTTGTTTTCTCCTGGGCTCAGTGTTGACTTAACAGAAAGGCTTTTTATCCCCCTGGAAGCCTTTCTAGGTATGACTTATACTATTTA encodes:
- the ZBTB25 gene encoding zinc finger and BTB domain-containing protein 25 isoform X3 — translated: MDTTGHSVLLLQQLNMQREFGFLCDCTVAIGDVYFKAHRAVLAAFSNYFKMIFIHQTSECIKIQPTDIQPDIFSYLLHIMYTGKGPKQTVSQSRLEEGIRFLHADHLSHIAIEMNQAFSPEPVQSSNLYGIQISTAHKLAKERLGAKESLPKAGGRSAAQGDHPQLQLSLAIGLDDGPLEQQVARPSAQPAALAKPAEEHPKLSVSIKQERCDSEPVVSQSCTPPSPEVASPIFAKGSLKVHLCHYCGERFDSREGLRQHLHGHVSGSLPFGVPASILESSDLGEVQPLAEDREPGDGHRLGAFLLKEDEHQLEHPSCSDLEPLQIGQLSLISKDHEPVELNCNFSFSRKRKISCTVCGRTFFRKSQLLEHMYTHRGKQHKYSRCQRLESPATPRFHPYCDSESVGKSSSLSQGHLDECILEPDLIQESVDTILVE
- the ZBTB25 gene encoding zinc finger and BTB domain-containing protein 25 isoform X2, which codes for MPWRRHTMDTTGHSVLLLQQLNMQREFGFLCDCTVAIGDVYFKAHRAVLAAFSNYFKMIFIHQTSECIKIQPTDIQPDIFSYLLHIMYTGKGPKQTVSQSRLEEGIRFLHADHLSHIAIEMNQAFSPEPVQSSNLYGIQISTAHKLAKERLGAKESLPKAGGRSAAQGDHPQLQLSLAIGLDDGPLEQQVARPSAQPAALAKPAEEHPKLSVSIKQERCDSEPVVSQSCTPPSPEVASPIFAKGSLKVHLCHYCGERFDSREGLRQHLHGHVSGSLPFGVPASILESSDLGEVQPLAEDREPGDGHRLGAFLLKEDEHQLEHPSCSDLEPLQIGQLSLISKDHEPVELNCNFSFSRKRKISCTVCGRTFFRKSQLLEHMYTHRGKQHKYSRCQRLESPATPRFHPYCDSESVGKSSSLSQGHLDECILEPDLIQESVDTILVE
- the ZBTB25 gene encoding zinc finger and BTB domain-containing protein 25 isoform X1, whose translation is MQFGSINRRGCTECRSGGVALRGTLGRGCWWPGNRGEGGSAACASSSAWHLSLPPQLLSPKITPGLTSASDWRRPDREMVRPQDPWWLKQHRGRRHWHTMDTTGHSVLLLQQLNMQREFGFLCDCTVAIGDVYFKAHRAVLAAFSNYFKMIFIHQTSECIKIQPTDIQPDIFSYLLHIMYTGKGPKQTVSQSRLEEGIRFLHADHLSHIAIEMNQAFSPEPVQSSNLYGIQISTAHKLAKERLGAKESLPKAGGRSAAQGDHPQLQLSLAIGLDDGPLEQQVARPSAQPAALAKPAEEHPKLSVSIKQERCDSEPVVSQSCTPPSPEVASPIFAKGSLKVHLCHYCGERFDSREGLRQHLHGHVSGSLPFGVPASILESSDLGEVQPLAEDREPGDGHRLGAFLLKEDEHQLEHPSCSDLEPLQIGQLSLISKDHEPVELNCNFSFSRKRKISCTVCGRTFFRKSQLLEHMYTHRGKQHKYSRCQRLESPATPRFHPYCDSESVGKSSSLSQGHLDECILEPDLIQESVDTILVE